AAAGTCTTCTTCTTTAGGCGAAGTGAAAGGATGGTGGAGGAAGGTCCAAGTTTTTGTGGCTTCATCCAGTTCAAACATAGGAAAATCCACGACCCAATGGAAACTATAAGGAACCTTAGGTGGATCGTATTTTTCAGATAATTTCAATCGAAGGGCACCAAGAGAGGCATTGACTATCTTAGAGGTATCGGCTCCAAAGAAAACCATGTCCCCTTCTTTAGAACCAACGGCTTTGGCAATTGCTTCGAGTGCTTCCGGAGTGAAACGTTTGGTGATGGTGGACTCGAGACCCCCTGCCCCATGTTTCATATACGCAAGTCCTTTCGCGCGGAAGTCTCTGGACAACCAACCCGTTAGGTCTTCGATTTCTTTTCTGGAAATCACAGATCCACCAGGAACACAAATTGCTTTCACCACTCCGCCACTGGAAACCGCAGCACTGAATACTTGGAAGTCCGCATCTTTTACAATCTCGGATACATTTACCAGTTTCATTCCAAAACGAATGTCTGGTTTGTCTGAGCCGTATTCTTCCATAGCCACATGATAAGGCATGGTCATAAAGGGTGCATTCACTTCTAAGTGAAACACTTTCTTTAATGCATAAGTCCACATAGCTTCGATTTCACGGCGGATGTCGTCTTCGGTCACAAAAGAAAATTCCATATCGAGCTGAGTGAACTCAGGTTGACGATCCGCACGTAAGTCTTCGTCTCGAAAACATTTTACAATTTGGAAGTATCTCTCCATTCCCCCAATCATCAGGATTTGTTTGAAAAGTTGGGGAGACTGCGGAAGAGCATAAAACTCTCCTGCATTCAAACGAGATGGAACTAAAAAGTCCCGTGCCCCTTCTGGAGTGGATTTATTTAAAATAGGAGTTTCGATTTCCAAAAAGGATTTGTTATCTAAATATTCTCGCAAAGCAAAGGTTAGTTTGTGACGTAAAACCAAACGGTCACGAAGTTCTTCTCGGCGCATATCAAGGTAACGATACTTCAAACGGATTTCTTCCCCAGAAGGATCAAACTCATCTAAGGTAAAGGGAGGAGTTTTGGATGTATTTAAAATTTCTACAGATTCAGCAATTAACTCGTATTTGCCGGTTTCCATTTTCGGATTGATGGATTCTGCATCACGAAGCGAAAGTTTTCCCTTCACAGCAATCACAAACTCAGAACGAATTTTTTCTACTTTGGAGAAGTCGTCTCCGAGGATTTCTTTACGTGCCACAATTTGCAAAATTCCAGAACGATCACGAAGGTCGATAAAGATCACTCCCCCTTGGTCGCGGTAACGAAATGCCCATCCGGAAAGGAATAAAGTTTTACCAACAGATGCATCCGATACACTCGTTGCACTCATTCTATTTTTGTATTCTGATGTTACCCACTGATTCAATTGAAAACCTCTTTATAATGGAACGTTGTCGAAACGGCTGATCTTCGGATTGAACATCAATGGAAAATCGGCCGTAGCACCCGCTCTGTTTTTGGCGATGATGATCTCAGCCATTCCCCTTTTGTTCGGGTCAAGCTCTTCGGGAGGTTTCACCATTTCTTCCCGATATATAAAACATACAATATCCGCATCCTGCTCAATGGCACCTGACTCCCGTAAGTCGGATAGTTGTGGCCTTTGATCTTTGGAGCGGTTTTCGATGGAACGGTTCATCTGCGATAAAGCGATGATGGGACAACCCACTTCCCGTGCCATTTGTTTCAGTCCCCTGGAAATATTGGCAACCTCTTGTTGCCTCCCCCCCATGGCTGCTTTCGGATCACTCATTAGCTGTAAATAATCCACAATCACAAGCCCCACTTCTTCTGTGGTACGAAGTTGGCGCAGTCTTGCAGAAAATTCTTGGATGGTCAAATACCCTGAATCATCAATGTACAAACTAGCTGATGTGATATTTCCAATACTGTCTTTGAGTTGGGTCATTTGTGCCGAAGTCAGAGTTCCCGCCTTTAAGGCATAGGAATCAATCCTTGCATCCGCACTGATCAGTTTCAAAAGTAATTCGATCCGGCTCATCTCAAGGGAAAAAATAACAACCGTTTTACGCTCTTTCAACGCAGCATTGGCTGCAATGTTTAGGGCAAAGGTAGTTTTTCCGTTACCGGGACGAGCCGCAAGGATCATAAGTTCGTGTGACTTAAGGCCTGTGGTCGCCATATCTAAACCGGTAAAATGGGTTTTTAATCCGTTAATTCCACCGGTTCCATTTTGGCTTGCCGCCACAACGTTTTTGATGTAATCAATGAGTGCATTGGCATCATCTTTTACTTTTCGTAAACCTTTGGATCTCTCTTGGCGAGAGATGTCCATAAGCGACTGTTCTACAAGACTAAATACAGAATCGTTTTCCCCAGGTTCAATTTTTACTTTATCGATGGCTTGGTTTAAAGCTTCGACGTATTTGCGACGATCTGAAATACGTTTCACCCGCCGAACATAATAGTCCAGAGGTTGGAAGGGAACAGTATCTTTGTAGAGGGAAGTGATGTATTCCAAGTCGCGGGATTCATCTTTAAAAAGACGTTTCTCCCGCATTTGGTTTGTGACCGTAACCAGGTCAATGGCAATCCCTTCACTGATGAGATCTGTGACAGCTTCAAAGATTCGTCTATGGCTGTCCATGTAGAAGTCATCCGGGCTAAGACCTAAGTCTTCCTGCCCGGCTACCCCTCTCATGAGTAGGTAACCGATTAAGTTCTTCTCAGACTCTATCTCCTGAAGGGGGTTAGAATTCATCGAAAAAACGTTAGCTTAAAACTATGTTTGGCCGACGACTTTAACTATGATTTGGGGAACAACACCTTCAGCCAAACGAACTTTAATTTTATATTCGCCCACTGACTTTAGTGGCTCACCTAAATCTAGTTTGCGTTTGTCGAGTTCTACACCAGTGTTTTTGATTGCGAGTGCAATGTCATTCGCTGTTACAGAACCGAAAAGTTTGTCGTTCTCACCCACTTTCACTTTTATCTCGTAAGTTTTACCTTCGATTGAAGAAGAAAGTTCTTTCATCACCTTCACACGTTTGTCGCGTTTCAGTTCAGCAAGTTTCTTTTGGTGGACTGCGGCTTTTGTGTTTCCATCATTTGCACGGACTGCAAATCTTCTAGGAATGAGGAAGTTACGCGCATAACCGTCCGCAACTTCTTTCACATCACCAGCATCACCAAGATTCAATACATCTTTTTGCAATACAACTTTCATCCGTTACTCCTACAGAACTTTAAACGGCAATAAGCCGATCGATCTGGATTTTCTGATTTCACGAGCGAGGGCTCTTTGGTGTTTACCACAAGTTCCAGTGATTCTTCTTGGAATGATTTTACCACGGTTGGTAACAAATCTTTCTAAGATGTCTACTCGTTTGTAATCAAGTCCTGCAAGTAAGGCTTTGTCAGCGCAGAACTTACATACTTTCTTTTTATATTTTGCGTTTTTACGACCGAATTTGCCTTCTCCGTCTTTACCACGGAAACCGCCTTTTTCGTCGTCTTCTAACCCGTCCATACTCTCGCGGGAATCTGTTCTTGTATCATCAATATTTGTCGTTTCGCTCATTGTCATAACCTATCAAAAAGGAATGTCGTCATCACCGGCTGGATAATCATCATAACCACTACTTACGCCGGAATCATAAGAAGTTGAACTGTCAGAACGGTCGCCACCTGATCCACCGCCGCCTTGTCCTTGACCGCCAAGTAATTGTGCGGATTCGACATAGACTCGGATTTTAGAGGCTTTTTTGCCTTCAGGAGTTTCCCAGGACTGTTGTTGAAGTCTACCTTCGATCGCTACTTGTTTTCCCTTGCCAGCATATTGTTTTAATATGTCAGCGAGTCGGCCCCATGCAACACAGTCAAAATAATGAGTTTCCTCTTTCTTTTCACCGTTAGTCACATAAACTCTGTTATTCGCAATTGAGAAATTGACAACAGAACTTCCGTTCACCGATTTAAATTCCGGATCACGGGTCATTCGACCGATTATAAGTATTTTGTTGAGATCGTTAGCCATTTGCCCTGATTACGAGGGTTTTTAAGATGTTAACATTGAGTTTGAATTCATGTTCGATCTTAGAGACTTCAGTAGGGGATCCGGAACACTTGATGAGTGTGAAGTGACCTTGTTCGTCTTGTCCAACGGGATGCCAGAGTCTTTTAGAACCCCAATCCTCTTCGCCTTGGATCGTGAAGTTGTATTTGGAGAGTAAGTCTTTTACTGCAGACTTCGTCTCTTCTACATTACCTTCACGAAGAATATTCGTGATTTCGTAGTTTCTCATATTTCTCCTATGGGTATACCTACATAGAAACACTTGTAGGTAGAAGAATTTGTTAGTTTCCACTAGGGTTTTGCCAATAGGGGTCAGGGTCAATGGAATTTCTTCTTGGAGTTCCCAAACCCTTCCATTTCCATGTAATTTCTAACATTTTTATGGGTGAAAAATCAAATTTTCCAGAAGTTTGGGGTCTCGGCCTTGGCTTATTTTTAGCACTCTATGCCGGTTTTTTAAACCATATCACCCCGAAAGAGCCCGCTCTCGACAACCACTCCGGATTTGAATCCACCCTACTCGGTCTTGAGATGGCAGAAACCCCAAAACAAGTCCAAGACCTAATTGGAATTCCAGACACCATCGACTTTTTCAATTTATCCTCCGAATACCGAAGGGTTCACTATTTCGACTTTGGATTTATCTTCTGTTATTTGGCCTTTCTGACCTATACAGGTCATTATGCAGGAAGAAAGGTGCGACCCATATTTCTAAAGATCTTTATGGGGATGGTTTTACTCCTAGTGATCGCAGGATTTGCCGACTTAATCGAAAATATTTTAATCCTAAATGTCCTAGATGCAAAAACAGCAGAAGAGATGAACCCTTCTCTTGAATATCTAAAACCCACGTCCCAGCTCAAATGGTTTTGTTTGTTTGGTTATGTAGCAATTGTATCCGTATACTTTTGGTTATACGAAAAAGGTTGGATTTTAAGAACGGCTTCTGTTTTATTTTTTACAGGTTTTTTCTTACAGTTGTTTTCCATTTACAAAACCAATTTACTGGAACTCAGTTTTCCCTTTTTCGCACTGGGCCTCGTTTGCAGTTGGTTCCACTACGGTTTCAGTTTGGCCTTTAGTTCCTTATCCAAAAAGACGTAACCCCTTCCCCCGGAAATCACAAGTTCGGTTCCTAATTGTTTACAAAGAATCGAATATTCTTTTAAAAAACTTTCCGCATCTTTAGGACCCAAAGGAAAAAAATAATGATCTCCCGGAAGAGATTGGTGTTTCCCAAATACAGGGATCACTTCGACAAACAAAAGTTTTTCGCCATCAAAATGCAAAACCACAGAAATATTATGTTTTAAATATTGGTTCTTCGATCCAAAAAAAAAGTTTCCCAGAGAATATATTACAACACCCTTAGAAAATACCTCTATCCCTTGAGGAACATGGGGATGATGACCGATGATGGCCTTGTATCCAGCACCTACCAAGTATTTGGCGGCATTTCTTTCCGTATCCATGGGAAAAGGATTGTATTCCACCCCCCAATGAACTGACAGAATATTGATTTGATTGGGTTTTGTTTTTTTGATGATTCTTTCAGCAGTTCCGACTCGAAAGTATGCTGCCCCAGGAGATTTGGTACCTGAAAACAATCTAGTTTCTCCGGTATCGGAAAAGGAAAAGATACGATAGTCTGTGTTTTGTTTGGTGACAGAGATGGGAACCAAGGCATCATCCGTATGTTTGCCCGCGCCAGTATGACGAATTCCAAATTCATCTAAAAGCTCCAAGGTTTCATAAAGTCCATTCTCTCCAAAGTCCATAGTATGGTTATTTCCAAGAAAAACCCCATCAATTCCGAGAAGGCGTAAAACAGTTAAATCCCTTCTTTCCCCAAAAAATACATAGGACTTTCTTTGATCGACTGCAGGAGTTTTATGAAGTATGGGTGTTTCTAAATTTAGGAAACGATAATCAAAGTTTTTTAGAAAACTAGAAAAACTGCGAAAAGGAAAGTATGGATCTTCTGTTCGCATCGAATCCCGAACTCCCCAATTGAACATCACATCCCCACCAAACCAAAGCTTTGTGGATTTGGGATACTTTAAGGTCTCCCCCGTTTCCGTACGAAAGTGGTAAAGATCCTGGGTTGGCTGCTCTAACTTAGGTTCTTCTGATTCTGGAATGTCCGCAGAGA
The sequence above is drawn from the Leptospira sp. WS4.C2 genome and encodes:
- the aspS gene encoding aspartate--tRNA ligase, coding for MSATSVSDASVGKTLFLSGWAFRYRDQGGVIFIDLRDRSGILQIVARKEILGDDFSKVEKIRSEFVIAVKGKLSLRDAESINPKMETGKYELIAESVEILNTSKTPPFTLDEFDPSGEEIRLKYRYLDMRREELRDRLVLRHKLTFALREYLDNKSFLEIETPILNKSTPEGARDFLVPSRLNAGEFYALPQSPQLFKQILMIGGMERYFQIVKCFRDEDLRADRQPEFTQLDMEFSFVTEDDIRREIEAMWTYALKKVFHLEVNAPFMTMPYHVAMEEYGSDKPDIRFGMKLVNVSEIVKDADFQVFSAAVSSGGVVKAICVPGGSVISRKEIEDLTGWLSRDFRAKGLAYMKHGAGGLESTITKRFTPEALEAIAKAVGSKEGDMVFFGADTSKIVNASLGALRLKLSEKYDPPKVPYSFHWVVDFPMFELDEATKTWTFLHHPFTSPKEEDFDKLRDWKAGKSVDLSTIGAKAYDLVLNGTEIGGGSIRIHNPEIQSLVLEAIGIGEEDAKSKFGFLLDALSFGAPPHGGIAFGVDRIMMLLTGGTSIRDVIAFPKTQKGTCMMSEAPGPVDAKQLEELKLRVVTI
- the dnaB gene encoding replicative DNA helicase; protein product: MNSNPLQEIESEKNLIGYLLMRGVAGQEDLGLSPDDFYMDSHRRIFEAVTDLISEGIAIDLVTVTNQMREKRLFKDESRDLEYITSLYKDTVPFQPLDYYVRRVKRISDRRKYVEALNQAIDKVKIEPGENDSVFSLVEQSLMDISRQERSKGLRKVKDDANALIDYIKNVVAASQNGTGGINGLKTHFTGLDMATTGLKSHELMILAARPGNGKTTFALNIAANAALKERKTVVIFSLEMSRIELLLKLISADARIDSYALKAGTLTSAQMTQLKDSIGNITSASLYIDDSGYLTIQEFSARLRQLRTTEEVGLVIVDYLQLMSDPKAAMGGRQQEVANISRGLKQMAREVGCPIIALSQMNRSIENRSKDQRPQLSDLRESGAIEQDADIVCFIYREEMVKPPEELDPNKRGMAEIIIAKNRAGATADFPLMFNPKISRFDNVPL
- the rplI gene encoding 50S ribosomal protein L9; protein product: MKVVLQKDVLNLGDAGDVKEVADGYARNFLIPRRFAVRANDGNTKAAVHQKKLAELKRDKRVKVMKELSSSIEGKTYEIKVKVGENDKLFGSVTANDIALAIKNTGVELDKRKLDLGEPLKSVGEYKIKVRLAEGVVPQIIVKVVGQT
- the rpsR gene encoding 30S ribosomal protein S18, giving the protein MDGLEDDEKGGFRGKDGEGKFGRKNAKYKKKVCKFCADKALLAGLDYKRVDILERFVTNRGKIIPRRITGTCGKHQRALAREIRKSRSIGLLPFKVL
- a CDS encoding single-stranded DNA-binding protein, with product MANDLNKILIIGRMTRDPEFKSVNGSSVVNFSIANNRVYVTNGEKKEETHYFDCVAWGRLADILKQYAGKGKQVAIEGRLQQQSWETPEGKKASKIRVYVESAQLLGGQGQGGGGSGGDRSDSSTSYDSGVSSGYDDYPAGDDDIPF
- the rpsF gene encoding 30S ribosomal protein S6, encoding MRNYEITNILREGNVEETKSAVKDLLSKYNFTIQGEEDWGSKRLWHPVGQDEQGHFTLIKCSGSPTEVSKIEHEFKLNVNILKTLVIRANG
- a CDS encoding CapA family protein, yielding MSLFRLFFPLFFFVIPLFVFSADIPESEEPKLEQPTQDLYHFRTETGETLKYPKSTKLWFGGDVMFNWGVRDSMRTEDPYFPFRSFSSFLKNFDYRFLNLETPILHKTPAVDQRKSYVFFGERRDLTVLRLLGIDGVFLGNNHTMDFGENGLYETLELLDEFGIRHTGAGKHTDDALVPISVTKQNTDYRIFSFSDTGETRLFSGTKSPGAAYFRVGTAERIIKKTKPNQINILSVHWGVEYNPFPMDTERNAAKYLVGAGYKAIIGHHPHVPQGIEVFSKGVVIYSLGNFFFGSKNQYLKHNISVVLHFDGEKLLFVEVIPVFGKHQSLPGDHYFFPLGPKDAESFLKEYSILCKQLGTELVISGGRGYVFLDKELKAKLKP